The Acipenser ruthenus chromosome 15, fAciRut3.2 maternal haplotype, whole genome shotgun sequence genomic sequence TGTGTGGGGTGTGTAATATTGCTCTAATAACGTTAAGATGGTGAGGGGTGTATTTGCTTGTAGCAGATACACCTTGAGAATCATATAAATTGCTAATTGTATTTCCAAAAGGAGGTTTGGGACTAAATGCGCCGCCTGTCAGCAAGGTATTCCGCCTACACAAGTGGTCAGAAGGGCCCAGGACTTCGTTTACCATCTTCACTGCTTCGCCTGTGTCGTGTGCAAGCGGCAGCTAGCAACTGGAGACGAGTATTACCTAATGGAGGACAGTCGTCTCGTGTGCAAGGCTGACTATGAGACCGCCAAACAAAGAGGTGAGTCGGGTGCTATAGCCGAACCTGTCCCTCCTTAACCACTGCTCATGACTGGGGCAATATCAACCAAGGATACCAGGGTACTGCACTGTAAAAATAAGTGTTTAAGAATTAAGCATACATTTTGTGGAACAGATTCTAAACACATTTAAGtgattagtttaattgttttagacTATAATTTATATGACCAAAAATTTTCCAAAATAAGCATTACAGtgcaaagtatatatatatatatatatatatatatatatatatatatatatatatatatatatatatatatatatataaacgttgcAGTAGGTTTAATTTTAATCCTTAAACGCTTGATTTACTTTTAGAATCTGGTTTCTGAgcaaatgcacaaataataaaaaatattttagaaagtTAAAATCGAATTAAATAATATGGTAAAATCAATCGGTAAATCAATGGGTACGTTCCTTTTTTTTGAGTAAAGCCTTTATTATAATCTTTCGATAGGGTTCgagtaaagtatttatttttgatgCACAAAACGTGTTACCACAATATGTAGTTCTTATTGCACTATAAGAACTTTGGAAAAGGCATTATTAGTTTCAAATTTTCACAcccaaaaaatgtaaacaaaattttttttttttaatacaatctaAGATATTATTATAGGCGACACGCTCCCAGATTCAGGAACACTGGAACATTAGGTATTCATtcgagtttattattattattattattattattattattattattattattataagaagaagaagaagaagaagaagaagaagaagaagaagaagaagaagaagaagaagaagaagaagaataaacaACATGGTGTCTTATACACGGTGGTGGCGCGAGACCTGTGTAAAATAAGTTCATAGTAAGGTTGATGATAAAACCTAGTAggaatgaacacaacaaaacaccgttaataccaaaacaaacaacaacggTTTTATCTGCAGAAGACGGGGAGAAATTTgtgtaagagcaaaataatgtaAGAACAACAATACGCAACATACATTTAGTAAGACATGGGATGTTGGGCAGTGTAGAAGGATGGCCCTCAGAAAGGAGAGGCTCTTGAGTGACGAGGATATCATccaatgcactttaaaaaaagacaaacacatttcTACTCGCCCTTCCcgccacatttttttaaaatgatgttttgCAATGTTATTCTCAAAACGTCTTCAGTTATTTGAACATAAACACTGCTAGTTTTTCAATTACTGTCTGTTGCTATGTCGCCATGTACAATAAATAATAGACCCCAAAACTGTACATATAAGCAGtggcgctggaacaatttttatagtggaggtgctgaaagtcattgaacaaaactgtagcCCATGTATATGAGGGAAGGAGGTGCCCAGCACTTCAATCcggcacccctagttccagcgcccctgtatgtaaggctgtaattccatctcgggtttctggtgacattgatTAACCATCATAAGACTGGcatcaataatacaaataatttaatCGTActgcaaaaagaaagaaaaaaaacaacagaaaaaaacaatgtgaAAACGTAGACTATATTATTGCAGTTAAAATAgttttgcatatttaaaaaaaacatgtaatttaataacattgaaCAGGTTCAGTGTAATACTATAGAACTACTTGGAATACACCAAGTCAAAGTCTACTTCCATTTTgtagaaatgtattaaacaaaaaacCTTTGTAGTAttgtaaaaccaaatgtttaagaattaaacacaATCCCTCAACAGATTTGAAAACATCTTAGtgcttattttaattgtttgaaaGTATACTATGTGTTGCACAAGATGAATATTTAATTCTTTAGAAATGGTGTTCTACAGTGTATCTTATCAGAtctgtttataaaaataattgataGGCCTCTATTTCAAAATTATATCCAAATTATGTTTCAATAATAGTTCTGGTGTAATTAAGAAATTAAGCATGTAAAATCAATACACAGATGTAACTTTCCTTGAAATTGTGCTGGCCTGAACCCATATGCATCAAAATGGCTGACAGCTATTTAAACACAAGCAGAAATGTATCACATGTCTGGCAACAGCTGATCTGATAGTGACCTTTTGTTCAGAATTGCACTGTGCTCGTGCTCCCGTCTAAATGATTAGAAATGAAGGGTTAGCCCAGCCGACGTGTTAGCCAACGCTTTCTCTTTGTACCCACTAACCTTTCATTAACAACCGCTTTGAACTGTGAACTTCATCTGTGAGGTCAACAGGTCATCCATAAAACACTTGACCCACCTGCGCTAATAATCCCTGCAGCCAGCCTCCCAATCGATAGTGCTCTTCAAATGTGCTGCAAATTCAAGTGCACTGGAGAAAGAAGAATGGACTTTCCACTCAGAACACTTTGCACCACATCTATTGGGCCAACAGTCAGCAAATTATTCAGCTGATCAGTACAGGCATGCCCTTCAGGGCCAGAAAACatgtttattctatttttttgtctaaATCAAAAAAGCATGGCTTTGAAAAGGGGTACATCCAGTCTGATCACTGTGtcactcattttaaaatacacatatGATTTATAATAGCATTGAATATTATTTTGCAATCCAGTTCTCgttttccttctttttaaaaacCAGACTGAAAGTCTCTACAGTGctaaaaatgcataataaaaaatCAGAAGATGGATTATACCAATAGCAAAATTAAATTAGGATtatgaatataatataattaaatactgCAAGAACCACAAATGACAATCTTGAAAAGAAGGCACGTGTGATGGGATTTAACACATGTTTAACTAAACACTGAAAGACAAATATCCCTTTAAAACCAAAGCACCGTTTGTTTAATGCTATATAACCACAAGTAAGCCATACGTTTATTCAAATTGCTTCTGATAGATTTTATTTTGTAACTAACGTTCTGCAACATTTTAAGATGAAGCACAAAGCCTTACCCATATCTCTGTGGCTATTTGTTTATCATATAGGTTATGTATTCTAATTATGAgtaataaaaatgacaaattagATTGCACGTGATAATTACAGAATAGAAAGATTGCTAGTTAGAAAGCAAACTCAGTCAACCCGAATGACATTAATGCATACCAGAAAATAATTCCATGCAGAACCTATATGGTTCTTTTGGGATTTCTCTGCAATCCTTGTAATGTTCTATAAACAAGCATTCTTATATACTATTCTGAAAATGGTGTAATGGGTTACATTTGGAATAAAACATTGATAAATCTaatctaaaatgtaaaaaatgcacgTGCTTATTTAACAgagggtgtgttttattaaagttGTTTTCACATTATATAGTATCTACGCATGTAGCACAGTTTGTCTTAGTCTCCTTGGAGTTTCCAGTCTGTGAAGTCGGTGACAGCATTACAGTTCCCTGTATTTCAGAGGCAGACTCCACTGCGAAACGACCCCGGACCACCATCACAGCCAAACAGCTAGAAACGCTGAAAACCGCCTACAATAACTCCCCCAAGCCAGCCAGACATGTCAGAGAACAGCTATCTTCGGAGACCGGCCTGGATATGAGAGTAGTGCAGGTatcttattttatttcaaattctaTTGGTTAAAAACAGAGAGATAGCTGGGGGTAAGTGTGGGACTGGtacgagacagacagacacacacgacAATACACATACGACAACGTAACTATAAAGATAGATATAAATATTATGGTGCatacaagtattattattttttttttttgcatatgtaTACAAACGTTTATATATGTGTGCTAAGGCTTCGtttaatgtgttgtaccttttaaaatatgtaaatgtgtTTTGCCTTGTAATAGATGTTATAGAAATGGATATATTAATGGTATTAAGATTCAGACCATAAAACGGACcgattttttcagtttttagttTAGCTTGAGTGGGGGTCGTCTAacttttacaaatacatttgtaatttgaTTAATACACACGTGCTAGTTTAAATAACCACTTTTAAACAGCATGACATAAAAACACGAGTTGTGGTTCAGCACCAATGTTCCGGAGAGCGACACTGCGTTGAACGACGTGGTCTGACCAAGCTCCCTGCAACCCATACCTTCTGCTTTAATAAAGTACTAAGCTGTGTATGACGACCAACGCATGTTATGTACGGGAGACTAAATTCCACGTCACACGTTTTAAGGTGTTTAGTAGCTAAAGGTATCGCATTCTGTCGACAGACTAGTCTGGTAAAGGCCTAGTGACGTTAAATTGTAGTTTAAATAATTACATGCAGTCTAAATTGCCTGCATATTATAGGTATTCTACCATTAAACTGCAGTTAACATGTCAATAATTTGGAGTCAGACTACAAGTCATAACCGTATCCctcattttgtttgtttcctccgttttttgttcatgtttattttatttaatcgaaaaaaaaaacaaattaattacgGGAAGCATTTGCATTTACAGGCTCCTATATACGGTCATCATATTTAAACACGACCCTCCTGAAGAATCGTGACGTATTATGAAACAAGTCTATAAAATATTAAAGGTGAGGTGCTTTCGCACGCACCTGTCAACACGCCTGGCCCGCGAGACGTAGCGTCATAGAACTCTGAAACCGATTGTAGATTCGAAAATCCTGTGAAACTAATgtgaaataaatattgtaaataacacatttacacCTAATATATGACCTTTAtgttgtttaaatttaaagttaCACGATACATTTGACATTTCAATAAGGGAACTAATTAATTTCCGAAAACATTACACAATTGTGGCTTGCTCAAATAAAAAATAGGTTGGCTGTGCTGATTTTAACACATGCGTTACAGTTCAGTTTTGTTTAAATCAAGAATCACAAGAGTCCATGAAACGAAATAAAAAACTACTTTTTCATGTGATATATTAGGCTACAGTTGTTTTCCACTTGATAAAAACATCTATTACAAAAGTATTAATTTTGTAATATTGGGACCATCTTTTCATAAACAACACTACAGGTGTGTTTGTAGGACTTTGGTACAGGTGTAACACGAGCATAAAACGCATCCCTGACGAACATCCCCGATTCTGAAACATTGTGACATCAATTATAAATAGCCTCTCTGAGCCCATTAATTATTTACTGTTCAAGCTACAGCAACAGGCCGTGTTCTAGCACAATGTATATGCATTCATGAATGAATTAATggtttaatcaatcaatcttggAGCCAGCCTCAATGTGTTAAACAATGCAAACATTAATACATGTTTAGAAGACCTACAGAATACAAAGCACCTACCGCAGGTGAGACTTACAGTTAGTGTACATGTAGAAAAAGCAATAGTACACATAAGTTAATGCAtcgatttaattttaaaaaatggcacaaCCAAAGAAAATAGGAGCACTCCCATGTATGTATTGCATATGCAACATTTGTCAGCTCACGAAAGGAAATGTATAAATGAAATcatgaatctctctctctctctctctctctctctctctctctctctctctctctctctctctctctctctctctctctctctcctctctcgatATTCAACCCAAATTGCATTGGTTCTTTATCATTATGGCTAaatctatgttttttttgtatcaaatAATTGGACAGATAATCTTTTcaatttaataaataatgcagAACACACTATTCTTAAATCAACCACCTAGTGTAGTTAAGCTGATCCACACCCACTCAGGACACAGTGATGATGTGCCTCTGACTGTTTCCTCAATGCAGGTTTGGTTCCAGAACAGACGAGCCAAAGAGAAGAGGTTAAAAAAAGATGCAGGCAGGCAGCGGTGGGGCCAGTACTTCCGCAGCATGAAGAGGTCCCGGGGGAGCTCCAAGTCAGACAAGGACAGCATCCAGGAGGAAGGGCTGGACAGTGACGCTGAGGTCTCCTTCACAGGTACCACTGGCTTGCCAGCTTTTAAAAGTGGTGGCCTTTAGCCAGGCAATTGccacagttgttgttgttgttgttgttattattattattattattattattattattattattattattattattattattattgttactgctactactactaataataataataataataataataataataataataataataataatatacacataaATATGTACATATCAACTTTACTGTAAAATGTTCTTTAATGTTTCAATATTACATACAATAATACACTCTGGTTATTACACAGCAACCCTAATctgtacattaaaaatgaataaagcatAAAGTAAAATtactgttatatttattttacagatgaGCCATCTTTGTCAGAGATAAGCCACTCAAATGGGATATACAGCGGCCTGAGTGAGGCCTCCCCAGCCTTGGCCAGACAAGCAGGGAGCCATGGTGCCTTCCCAATGGAGCACGGTGTGATCCCAGCCCAGAACCAGTACCATGACATCCGTTCCAGCAGTCCCTATGGCATGCCCCAGTCCCCCAGCTCGCTGCAGGCAATTCCTGGACACCAGCCACTCATCTCTAGCCTGGCCTACCCAGACTCTGGGCTGGCCATTATGGCCCAGAGTGCACAGGGCATGACCCAGGCCATGCGAGTGTTGGGCGGAAATGGACCCAGTTCAGATTTGTCCACCGGGAGCAGTGGTGGGTATCCAGATTTCCCCACCAGCCCTGCCTCGTGGCTGGACGAAGTGGACCACACTCAGTTTTGATGATCTGGTCCTCTTTCATAAACTGTGTTGAACCCAGCAAGCCTTTTTGGATCTTCTTCTCAAGCCCTATAggacaggaaataaaaaaaaaaacattactggtTACCaaaaacaaagttgtttttattttcaacaggAACAGATGGTCAACAACATGTCAGACCTTCACTGTAAATGGGGTTTTGAGTCTATCGAGGGACTGAACACAAGAAGCTGAggggaagaaaaaacaacatagaaTAGCCAGGCTTACCCCCTGACAGAGGGTCTCTTTATTGTGCTggaagcaagctcttttaaagtGAAGTCTACACATTGTTGGGAACACCAATGCAAGAGTCATCAAAGAGAGAAAAATCCGTAATAGGTATAGACTTCATTATTTGATAGAAAGGGACCTTCTCTGTGAGAAATGGATGTCCATCGTGAAAAAGTACAAGCATCAACAATAGATACTGGACTGTAGTTCCAACTGATGAGTGAAGACCACATCACGTGCTTCCACAGATGGGCAGTTGCCTGGAACAAGCAATGCAGGGTTTTCCATCCTGATGCTTACTAGCTAGTGATGCCCATGCATTAATTCAAATCTAGCTGTCCTATGAATGCCAATACAACTTTTGTCTTTGTTTCAGTGGCTACTATTGGAGCTATAACGTGTACCTTCACTGATTTGTAGGGTGTTCTTGTAACTTCTTGTCAGTCAGAATGGGTGTTTTGGTGtgtcccaccccaccccccaccccccctccccacaaACTCTTCTGAGTGAATCGAGATTCTGACCCTTGCTTTTCTTTCAGTGTTGTAGGTGTGAGATCTGGAGAGGTAACATTCCTTGTCTGTCTTTTGTATTTTCAATCCGAACACTGCAGAGCTTGTTTGTCATGTTTCAATTTGCAGTGTCTGATTGTTGCCAAACGTCAAATGTGAAAGCTCATATTTTccggtgtttttatttttacaacaaacCCCCTCCAGATGAAAAGTTCAAGGATTTCTAACCAAACTCAAATACTGGACATTTTAGGGACCCGAGTAAAAGTGGACCCCTGTTTATAAGTGGCTGTTCTATGCATTTGCCTGCTGTCTTCAAAGGTATCTTGTACGTCCCGTTATACTGATTACACCTGGGTGTGCTGGCCCCAGGGCGGTGTAAGGGTTTGTTTCTGTGGAAATGTTTTATGTCTTTTATTTATTCTCTCTGATGATCAAATTATACAAGTCTTTAATAAATTTGTCAACTAAAGTTTGCAATCTTTACTCTTTTCTAAGTGCCTGTACATTGTCTTTGACTTCCACATTTCAGAAATCCACTTTATTAGCCCCACCAGCTGTATTCTACTAACCCTGGTATTAAATAGCTGATTTATTCCTTAGTTTTCTTAGTTTATTCTAACATTACTTAGACAGTATCCCTTGTTTCTTTACATTCCCCAAAATTACAGTTTTTTATTACCACTTGAAAATACTTTGCCccaaaataactttgtcaaaTAGGAATACTATTGCAGCAAGGTTACAAATTACATATTTACAAACCTACACAGTGTTTTACTGAACACTGATATGCTAAACATGGCTATAAAAGGTAGCAAAAACATATCATAAACATGTATGGGGACTACACCTTTAAAACAAGTAAACGAGACCCTCAGAGTTACGAATACCATGGAAATGGCGGCCGTATGGAAGTCTGAAATATCTGTAACTCTGAAAATCAGTTTTCaaaggttttaataaatgtgtacgcctgctatctacagccttaatctggtgaataatatagcacagtacagcacagcacagcacagcacagcacagcaatgaaagactcatattgttatggttctaaagtctgtAAAACGGTACTAAAAATGGAAAAACGCTAAATTTAAGTTATCATTGAAATTGTAACGGCAGtagaaacacagatttaaacatggGTTAatgtagtgcttgtttttatgttattttaaacCAAATGCATTCATGTAGCTCGCTCAGCCATTCAGCCTCccttgaaaaaaatacttttctttgtttaaaactaaaatgttccttgTAAAATTtcctgtacttgctttgaaatctgtctCACCTTTGTTTGGATTCATAATTTTGCCACTTTCACGACCAGAACGCCATTTATACGagtgcctatctggttgcattgtaCACATGGCTGAGTCAGAATTGTAATGAATCGAGTCAGACTAGAGTCGCAATTTtcagtgactcgactcgactcaagtCATTGCCATCAAATGACTCGAGTCCCAGCCCAGAAGTCTCCATTTGACTCGAGTcatagtctttatgataaaataaattacactatCAGTTTCATTTTCAATATCCACAGCCCTGCCTCTGATGTGTACAAGCCCTGCCTCtttatgagtgagaggaacacgtgacagcatagagacagagagaagcgTCAGCAGAATGGAAGGTAAATCAAGAGTACCTGCAGTCGACGAGTTCACAAGAACTATGCAGTAGACAAggagagaaataagcagtctgcATCCTTACTAAGTATCAATAAGAAATTACTTATTTGGTGGGTCAATCAATAGAATTCTTATATAAGTAACCTTAAAACGTAAATGCAGTAGAAAAAATAGgagtttagtgtttgttgtctggtttaatgtatattaaTCTAACGTTAtactaagttttaaaaaaatgttttagaaaacaaaaaagaactggaAAAAAATCCATATTTTGCTAAAATTGTAAGTTGTTTTTGCAAATCCAAACTCACATACAAgcttataaacttaaaaaaaaaaaagttttgtacatGAAGTTTAACGTAATAATGCACAGtacaagaaatgaacacacaaacaacCCTTTGGAGcgttaataattgtatttatttttttttacattcctgtAGCCTACAGTCACTGGCACTCAGGCTGCCATCAATACGATtgtaaataaatgattaaatgcattattttgttttgtggtatccattactgtacattCAACCCATCTGAGCATAGGTAAAAGGGCCTCTGTATggtcaataacaaaacctgcttaTAAATAGGCCAAGAAATAgtgaattcactgaaatggagaGACAAAGCACAAAGCAGAAACCTTGgacctttaatggtgaacatcagtggggcaagtatgaccacattgtgcatcttaattttgtatttttaattgaagattgtagattgctaatctcctgtaaaatgagtatgattaaatcaaactgtctcgaactgtcagaactaatgactcgaattGACTCGAGCTAAATAAGTGACTCAattcgagcttggcatgtcaaagacttgactcgactcgagtcttaCCCCCAGTGACTCGACtcgattacatttaaatataccctccagtattttaatattaagtaggttatttgcatttggaacgaaCATTTCTCTGACTAAAacaaaactacatggaaacacactcaACCCGAAAATGCTACCAAAATAgaatgagaaaaaggtgagacatatttttctttttccatggaaattgcccaGTGTTTCATTTCAAAAGAAATCCACATAAATCCACATGCCTGCAATATCTGGCTCTGCCCCATCGTTAATTGCAGTGAATAATGAAAAACTTAGGGAGCGACTGTTCATAAGTGCGGGAGACTGGGAGTACTACACTGTGACGCACACACCACACCAGAACTGGGTGGGAAATAGCAGATTTTAGCTTTGCATACACACCATTGTTTATCTCTGTCATTTCTAAGGCAGTTTGTCCTCATTCCAGTAGTTTTTTTTAGGTCTAGCTCCAACGTTGAAATGCAGTTCTTCAGAGTTGAACCTATTGTGTTTGCAGTGAAATCTTCAAGTTCCACAGCACTTAGAAATCTCACTTAGAAGTTTTTTGCTTCACACTAAAATAGAAAACCAGGCCTTCTGTCTAATAAGATAAAAGAATGTGCAGTAGTTTTAATGAATGATCATACTAGTGATCGGTCTGTTGACAGTCAAgtttttcaaagaaaacaaatatgtatcATTGGAAACAAGGCAAGGAATACTTTGCCACTTACAGATAAAAGAAGCCCTAGGTTGAGCTCACCAGCCCAAAGATCACTGGTTGtgcaattaaattagacaaattGTTACAACATGTGCAAAGGGCTTTGAGAGTAACACTCAGGAGCAGGATACCTGACCGATGGCTCCTATTCCATGGAGGATAACACTACCTGGTTTTCCTGACATACAATCTTGTCCGAGCTTCTGGGTCTCAGAAAGGGACTTGGTCCTCCTAATTCAGTTATTCCACCCCAGAGAACCAGAACACAGAGAGTCTGTCTCCCACGCTAACAGGTGGGTAACTTGATGCATGTGAACACATGTGGGCAGGGAAAAGCCTAGAATAATTGAATAATGTGTCAAAGGTGCTTCTAATTCCGCAGATCCCTCTCTGGTTGACGAGATGACAGTTTCCTGGTGAGTTAATCTCCTGAGATGTAAACAGGGTATGCTGGGATTCCAGCCTAACAACAGCGTCTCAGAGGGTCCCCTTTGTTTTCTTACTTGGATTATTGTTCCAACTGGTCTTCAGTGAACAATGGATGCTGTCCTGGCTGTTAGGTGAGGCAGCAGCAGAGACCTTCATGTGAACTCTACTGGTTCAGGGAGGAATATGAGATgtgatcaatattattattattattattattattattattattattattattattattattattattattattatttatttggcagagaCCTTATCCAAGGacacttacaggtgttacagggcagtacagggttacaatgcaagatattatattaaaatatgatattgtttaaagatggcactcCCATAGAAAATGGGATGTCAAATAGGAAAATTACCTAAAGGACCAAATCTAGGCCTACATAGGATTCGATGCACAAAAAATAAGAATCCTGTTCTTATTCATTTCTTCAGATATACTCTGCAGTAGAACCATTAAAGGTGGAACAACTTCCTAAAGATTACATTTTTGGTCGTCAAGATTCCCATCTCATAGACCCTTGTCTTTTATGAACGATAGGCTATTTGGCTCATCAATACTAGTCCGGTTCttaacagctgattgatctcaaaactttttttcatttctggtATAAGAAACTAAATCTAACAGTAAAAGTCCTCATACttctttcttaaaataaaataatgaatttaaaCTGAAATGAAGAAATATTGGGTCTCATtattcattaaaaacatttaagtGTTTAAGATTTGAATAAactctttttaataataataataataataataataataataataataataataataataataataataataataatctttatatagcacctttcataaacAAATATCACAAAGCACTTAACAAATGAGAAAAAAGACAGATAAAATATCAATAATACAATCATaaaaatttgaatttaaaaacgAGATTTAAAAACAGGCAAGGATTCAGAATCTCTGATCTCAGTTGGAATTGTGTTCCACAGCCTAGGTGCAgaacaaga encodes the following:
- the LOC117396653 gene encoding LIM/homeobox protein Lhx3 isoform X2, with the translated sequence MDSLNQCNASSEAPSTDMLLALLAQNEELRKEIPMCAGCNQHIVDRFILKVLDRHWHSKCLKCSDCQTQLADKCFSRGESVYCKEDFFKFGTKCAACQQGIPPTQVVRRAQDFVYHLHCFACVVCKRQLATGDEYYLMEDSRLVCKADYETAKQREADSTAKRPRTTITAKQLETLKTAYNNSPKPARHVREQLSSETGLDMRVVQVWFQNRRAKEKRLKKDAGRQRWGQYFRSMKRSRGSSKSDKDSIQEEGLDSDAEVSFTDEPSLSEISHSNGIYSGLSEASPALARQAGSHGAFPMEHGVIPAQNQYHDIRSSSPYGMPQSPSSLQAIPGHQPLISSLAYPDSGLAIMAQSAQGMTQAMRVLGGNGPSSDLSTGSSGGYPDFPTSPASWLDEVDHTQF
- the LOC117396653 gene encoding LIM/homeobox protein Lhx3 isoform X4, whose amino-acid sequence is MLLEHPGSGCQNQTSFTRYSSNQEIPMCAGCNQHIVDRFILKVLDRHWHSKCLKCSDCQTQLADKCFSRGESVYCKEDFFKRFGTKCAACQQGIPPTQVVRRAQDFVYHLHCFACVVCKRQLATGDEYYLMEDSRLVCKADYETAKQREADSTAKRPRTTITAKQLETLKTAYNNSPKPARHVREQLSSETGLDMRVVQVWFQNRRAKEKRLKKDAGRQRWGQYFRSMKRSRGSSKSDKDSIQEEGLDSDAEVSFTDEPSLSEISHSNGIYSGLSEASPALARQAGSHGAFPMEHGVIPAQNQYHDIRSSSPYGMPQSPSSLQAIPGHQPLISSLAYPDSGLAIMAQSAQGMTQAMRVLGGNGPSSDLSTGSSGGYPDFPTSPASWLDEVDHTQF
- the LOC117396653 gene encoding LIM/homeobox protein Lhx3 isoform X3, with protein sequence MHKSRKTQVFFLRRRKHQSLSLDFGMQKIPMCAGCNQHIVDRFILKVLDRHWHSKCLKCSDCQTQLADKCFSRGESVYCKEDFFKRFGTKCAACQQGIPPTQVVRRAQDFVYHLHCFACVVCKRQLATGDEYYLMEDSRLVCKADYETAKQREADSTAKRPRTTITAKQLETLKTAYNNSPKPARHVREQLSSETGLDMRVVQVWFQNRRAKEKRLKKDAGRQRWGQYFRSMKRSRGSSKSDKDSIQEEGLDSDAEVSFTDEPSLSEISHSNGIYSGLSEASPALARQAGSHGAFPMEHGVIPAQNQYHDIRSSSPYGMPQSPSSLQAIPGHQPLISSLAYPDSGLAIMAQSAQGMTQAMRVLGGNGPSSDLSTGSSGGYPDFPTSPASWLDEVDHTQF
- the LOC117396653 gene encoding LIM/homeobox protein Lhx3 isoform X1, whose translation is MDSLNQCNASSEAPSTDMLLALLAQNEELRKEIPMCAGCNQHIVDRFILKVLDRHWHSKCLKCSDCQTQLADKCFSRGESVYCKEDFFKRFGTKCAACQQGIPPTQVVRRAQDFVYHLHCFACVVCKRQLATGDEYYLMEDSRLVCKADYETAKQREADSTAKRPRTTITAKQLETLKTAYNNSPKPARHVREQLSSETGLDMRVVQVWFQNRRAKEKRLKKDAGRQRWGQYFRSMKRSRGSSKSDKDSIQEEGLDSDAEVSFTDEPSLSEISHSNGIYSGLSEASPALARQAGSHGAFPMEHGVIPAQNQYHDIRSSSPYGMPQSPSSLQAIPGHQPLISSLAYPDSGLAIMAQSAQGMTQAMRVLGGNGPSSDLSTGSSGGYPDFPTSPASWLDEVDHTQF